In a single window of the Arthrobacter zhangbolii genome:
- a CDS encoding dihydrofolate reductase family protein, with protein MGRLIYTAITSLDGYVADESGSFDWSMPDEEVHRFVNNLERGVGTQLLGRRMYEVMSYWDTVETENEPAAVQDYARIWRGAEKVVFSRSLAGVSAPLTRLEREFDPDAVQRLKAESDADLSVGGAELAGQALRTGLVDELQQLLSPVIVGGGRHFLPAGLRLELDLQEERRFGNGVVFLRYLVRN; from the coding sequence ATGGGACGGCTGATCTATACGGCAATCACTTCGCTGGACGGCTATGTCGCTGACGAGTCAGGTTCCTTCGACTGGAGCATGCCCGATGAGGAAGTGCACCGCTTCGTCAACAACCTGGAACGCGGCGTCGGCACGCAGCTCCTCGGCCGGCGGATGTATGAGGTGATGTCCTATTGGGACACCGTGGAGACAGAGAACGAACCGGCGGCTGTGCAGGACTATGCCCGCATCTGGCGGGGAGCGGAGAAGGTGGTGTTTTCCCGCTCCCTCGCCGGAGTCTCCGCGCCGCTCACCCGTCTGGAACGTGAGTTCGATCCGGACGCCGTGCAACGGCTCAAGGCGGAGTCCGACGCCGATCTCTCAGTGGGCGGAGCAGAACTCGCCGGCCAGGCGCTGCGGACCGGGCTCGTTGACGAACTGCAGCAGCTGCTCTCCCCCGTGATTGTCGGCGGTGGCCGGCATTTCCTGCCTGCGGGGCTGCGGCTGGAGCTGGACCTGCAGGAGGAGCGCCGGTTCGGTAACGGTGTGGTGTTTCTGCGCTACCTCGTGCGGAACTGA
- a CDS encoding phospho-sugar mutase — protein sequence MTSNPVELDALTAAARAWADSDPDPDTARELRSLLRTLEGGEGTEDEVAAAALDLADRFAGTLEFGTAGLRAALGAGPRRMNRVVVRRTAAGIASFLQETAGDNWTPSAVIGYDARHKSKDFALETAAVFGAAGIETFLLPCTLPTPLLAYAVRALDTDAGVMVTASHNPALDNGYKVYLGGRTVKGPGRGAQIVTPYDAEIAARIDYSTPLGSIDLAPDGYTEVSESLIADYIGAVDRLMHAEGYPERDLDIVLTPMHGVGGETMTAVLRGAGFTKVKLVPEQALPDPDFPTVAFPNPEEPGALDLALKLAKERNADLVLANDPDADRAAVAAKDPATDEWRMLRGDEVGALLGRHIARRIAAGRWKVRGEKTRSNVVFANSIVSSRLLARIAESAGFAHQETLTGFKWISRVPKLTYGYEEALGYCVAPGLVRDKDGISAGVLLAELAASLKAAGRTLFDELDDLALEHGLHQSDQLSVRVDNLALLTEMMDRLRANPPASFAGSPVETAVDLAEGADGLPPTDGLRYITRDGTRVIIRPSGTEPKLKCYLEVIEPVGSADDLPAARSKARESLDAVLADVRVALGL from the coding sequence ATGACTAGCAACCCCGTTGAACTGGACGCACTCACCGCCGCTGCGCGGGCATGGGCGGACAGTGACCCCGATCCGGACACCGCCCGCGAGCTGCGCTCACTCCTGCGCACCCTTGAAGGCGGTGAAGGCACAGAGGACGAAGTTGCCGCAGCTGCCCTGGACCTGGCAGACCGGTTCGCCGGCACACTGGAGTTCGGCACCGCCGGGCTCCGGGCCGCCCTTGGCGCCGGCCCGCGCCGGATGAACCGGGTGGTGGTGCGGCGCACCGCTGCCGGCATCGCTTCCTTCCTGCAGGAGACCGCCGGGGACAACTGGACCCCAAGCGCGGTCATTGGGTACGACGCCCGGCACAAATCCAAGGATTTCGCTCTGGAAACCGCTGCGGTCTTCGGCGCGGCAGGCATCGAAACCTTCCTGCTGCCCTGCACGCTGCCGACGCCGCTGCTGGCCTACGCGGTCCGCGCCCTGGACACGGATGCCGGCGTAATGGTCACGGCGAGCCATAACCCCGCACTGGACAACGGCTACAAGGTCTACCTCGGCGGACGCACCGTGAAGGGGCCTGGCCGCGGCGCGCAGATCGTGACACCCTACGACGCCGAGATCGCGGCACGGATTGACTACTCGACGCCGCTGGGCTCCATCGACCTGGCACCGGACGGCTACACCGAGGTGTCCGAGTCCCTGATTGCGGATTACATCGGAGCGGTGGACCGGCTGATGCATGCCGAGGGCTACCCGGAACGGGACCTGGACATTGTCCTCACACCGATGCATGGCGTCGGCGGAGAGACCATGACCGCGGTGCTGCGCGGTGCCGGGTTCACCAAGGTGAAGCTGGTGCCGGAGCAGGCCCTGCCCGATCCGGACTTCCCCACCGTGGCCTTCCCCAACCCGGAGGAACCCGGTGCCCTGGACCTGGCACTGAAGCTGGCCAAGGAACGAAACGCGGATCTGGTGCTGGCCAATGATCCCGACGCGGACCGCGCCGCTGTCGCGGCAAAGGATCCCGCCACGGATGAATGGCGGATGTTGCGCGGTGACGAGGTGGGTGCCCTGCTGGGCCGCCACATAGCCCGCAGGATTGCCGCCGGACGCTGGAAGGTTCGGGGCGAGAAAACCCGCTCGAATGTGGTTTTCGCGAACTCGATTGTCTCCTCCCGTCTTCTGGCCCGCATCGCCGAGTCTGCCGGGTTCGCTCACCAGGAAACCCTCACCGGCTTCAAATGGATCTCCCGGGTGCCCAAGCTGACCTACGGGTACGAAGAGGCGCTGGGCTACTGCGTGGCCCCGGGCCTGGTCCGTGACAAGGACGGCATCTCCGCCGGTGTGCTGCTGGCAGAGCTGGCAGCCTCGCTGAAGGCCGCCGGGCGGACGCTGTTCGATGAGCTCGACGACCTGGCGCTGGAGCACGGGCTGCACCAGAGTGACCAGCTCTCGGTGCGGGTGGACAACCTTGCCCTCCTCACGGAAATGATGGACCGGCTGCGAGCGAACCCGCCCGCATCCTTCGCCGGCTCGCCGGTGGAAACCGCCGTCGATCTGGCCGAAGGCGCGGACGGCCTGCCGCCCACAGACGGCCTGCGGTACATTACCCGGGATGGCACCCGGGTCATCATCCGTCCCAGCGGAACCGAGCCAAAGCTCAAGTGCTACCTCGAGGTCATTGAACCTGTGGGATCGGCAGACGACCTGCCGGCGGCGCGGTCCAAGGCGCGGGAGTCGCTGGATGCCGTGCTGGCAGATGTCAGGGTGGCCCTGGGACTGTAA
- a CDS encoding purine-nucleoside phosphorylase, with translation MTNDPFELAQQAADYIAEHTGVPSHDIALVLGSGWGEAAELIGETTATLSAADIPGFSAPAVQGHVGTIRSVLTTDGKRALVLGARTHYYEGKGVRAVVHGVRTAAAAGAKVMVLTNGCGGLNPDWQPGTPVLISDHLNLTATSPLEGATFVDLTDLYSSRLRDVARSVDPTLDEGVYAQFTGPHYETPAEVRYAKTIGADLVGMSTALEAIAARHAGMEVFGISLVTNLAAGISPVALSHQEVLEAGQAAGPRISKLLAEIINRI, from the coding sequence GTGACTAACGACCCATTTGAACTTGCCCAGCAGGCCGCCGACTACATTGCCGAGCACACTGGCGTGCCCTCCCATGACATCGCCCTGGTCCTCGGCAGCGGCTGGGGGGAAGCGGCCGAGCTGATCGGCGAGACCACCGCAACCCTGTCCGCCGCGGATATTCCCGGTTTCTCGGCCCCCGCAGTGCAGGGCCATGTGGGCACCATCCGCTCCGTACTCACCACTGACGGCAAGCGTGCACTGGTGCTCGGCGCCCGCACCCATTACTACGAGGGCAAGGGTGTCCGCGCCGTCGTCCACGGTGTCCGGACCGCGGCAGCAGCCGGCGCCAAGGTCATGGTCCTGACCAACGGCTGCGGCGGGCTGAACCCGGACTGGCAGCCCGGCACCCCGGTGCTGATCAGCGACCACCTGAACCTCACGGCAACGTCGCCGCTTGAAGGTGCCACGTTCGTGGACCTGACCGACCTCTACTCCTCACGCCTGCGGGACGTTGCCCGCAGCGTGGACCCCACCCTGGATGAGGGCGTCTACGCCCAGTTCACCGGCCCGCACTATGAGACCCCCGCCGAAGTCCGCTACGCCAAGACCATCGGGGCGGACCTCGTGGGAATGTCCACCGCACTGGAAGCCATTGCAGCCCGCCACGCCGGCATGGAGGTTTTCGGCATTTCCCTGGTAACCAACCTCGCCGCGGGCATCAGCCCGGTGGCGCTGAGCCACCAGGAAGTGCTGGAGGCCGGACAGGCTGCCGGCCCGCGTATTTCCAAGCTGCTCGCCGAGATCATCAACCGCATCTAG
- a CDS encoding NAD(P)H-quinone dehydrogenase, protein MTSQLDFTARKIAILGGGPGGYEAALVAASLGADVTVVERQGLGGSAVLTDVVPSKTLIATADVMTRLTAARNLGVEFGDVESPVYADLKVVNHRLLALAKEQSNDIRRTLERVGVKVKIGDGRLLDNHTIEVTAADGSVETVEAEALLIATGANPRELETSMPDGERIFTWKQIYNLTEVPEHLIVIGSGVTGAEFASAYNGLGTKVTLISSRDRVLPGEDADAAVVLEDVFQARGMTVLNRSRADSVKNTGQGVLVTLSDGRTVEGSHCLVAVGAIPNTAGIGLEEAGIQLDDRGQIKVDGVSRTTAPNVYAAGDCTGVFNLASVAAMQGRIAVAHLMGDGVKPLKLKQVASNIFTSPEIASVGVSESDVAEGRYQGDVIKLSLHTNARAKMMDVQEGFVKIISRKGSGTVIGGVVVGPRASELIFPIAIAVSQKLHVDDLANTFTVYPSLTGSISEAARRLHVHM, encoded by the coding sequence GTGACGAGCCAACTAGATTTTACTGCCCGGAAAATTGCGATTCTTGGAGGAGGCCCCGGCGGCTACGAAGCTGCTCTGGTAGCGGCTTCCCTCGGAGCGGACGTAACCGTTGTAGAGCGGCAGGGCCTGGGCGGCTCCGCGGTGCTGACCGACGTTGTCCCCTCCAAGACGCTGATCGCGACGGCGGACGTGATGACACGCCTGACCGCTGCACGAAACCTCGGAGTGGAATTCGGCGACGTCGAGTCCCCGGTGTACGCAGACCTGAAGGTGGTCAACCACCGTCTGCTGGCACTGGCCAAGGAGCAGTCAAATGACATCCGCCGCACCCTTGAGCGGGTGGGAGTGAAGGTCAAAATCGGCGACGGCCGGCTGCTGGACAACCACACCATCGAGGTCACGGCAGCGGACGGCAGCGTGGAAACCGTTGAAGCGGAGGCGCTGCTGATCGCCACCGGTGCGAACCCGCGCGAGCTGGAGACATCCATGCCCGACGGCGAACGCATTTTCACCTGGAAGCAGATCTACAACCTGACCGAGGTGCCCGAACACCTGATCGTCATCGGCTCCGGTGTGACAGGTGCTGAGTTTGCTTCCGCGTACAACGGGCTGGGCACCAAGGTCACGCTGATCTCCAGCCGCGACCGCGTGCTGCCGGGCGAAGACGCCGACGCCGCCGTCGTCCTCGAGGACGTGTTCCAGGCCCGCGGCATGACAGTCCTGAACCGTTCCCGCGCAGATTCGGTGAAGAATACCGGCCAGGGCGTGCTCGTGACGCTATCCGACGGCCGCACCGTGGAAGGCAGCCACTGCCTGGTGGCCGTGGGTGCCATCCCCAACACCGCCGGAATCGGGCTTGAGGAAGCCGGCATCCAGCTGGATGACCGCGGACAGATCAAGGTCGACGGCGTCTCCCGCACCACGGCGCCGAACGTCTACGCCGCAGGTGACTGCACCGGCGTGTTCAACCTTGCCTCCGTGGCCGCCATGCAGGGACGTATTGCCGTGGCCCACCTCATGGGCGACGGCGTGAAGCCGCTCAAGCTCAAGCAGGTGGCCTCCAACATCTTCACGTCACCGGAAATTGCCTCGGTAGGCGTCAGCGAGTCCGACGTCGCCGAAGGCCGTTATCAGGGCGACGTCATCAAGCTCTCGCTGCACACCAATGCGCGGGCCAAGATGATGGATGTGCAGGAGGGCTTCGTAAAGATCATTTCGCGCAAGGGCTCCGGCACGGTAATTGGCGGTGTAGTGGTGGGACCGCGTGCCTCCGAGCTCATCTTCCCGATTGCCATTGCCGTCTCGCAGAAGCTGCACGTGGATGACCTGGCGAACACCTTCACGGTCTACCCGTCCCTCACCGGTTCCATTTCCGAGGCTGCACGGCGCCTGCACGTACACATGTAG
- a CDS encoding MFS transporter, translating into MSTTNPSTAQAPAKANSKSRVVVASLVGTSIEFYDFYVYATAAVLVFPRLFFPNAEGATALLSSFAVFGVAFIARPLGSIIFGHFGDKVGRKGTLVASLLTMGIATFLIGCLPTAEMSGWSFWAPALLVVMRFAQGLALGGEWSGAALLATENAPANKRAVWGTFPQLGAPIGFILANGLFLILSINLDNEQFDSWGWRVPFLASAVMVIIGLYVRMKLVETPAFQKAVDSGEVSKLPLGRVFRFSWRAMIAGTFIMLATYVLFYLMTTFTLSYGTAAKTEEAARAAAEKAGKIFDPESFAPGLGYARNDFLIMLIVGVVFFGIFTMVSGPLAEKFGRRKTLLAVTGAIFLFGFSFAPLFDGGTAGVMTLLIIGFTLMGLTFGPMGAMLPELFPTNVRYTGSAIAYNVSSILGAAVAPFIAVALWQAADGSPWLVGIYLSSMAVLTLIALFVTRETRDVDYENNSSETVKAS; encoded by the coding sequence ATGTCTACTACGAATCCCTCCACGGCGCAGGCGCCGGCAAAGGCCAATTCCAAGAGCCGCGTGGTAGTTGCCAGCCTTGTTGGCACCTCCATCGAGTTCTACGACTTTTACGTCTATGCGACCGCCGCCGTCCTGGTCTTCCCCAGGCTGTTCTTCCCCAATGCGGAGGGCGCAACGGCCCTGCTGAGCTCGTTCGCGGTCTTCGGGGTCGCCTTCATTGCCCGCCCGCTCGGGTCGATCATTTTCGGACATTTCGGTGACAAGGTCGGGCGCAAGGGAACCCTGGTGGCATCCCTGCTGACCATGGGCATTGCCACATTCCTCATCGGCTGCCTGCCCACCGCCGAGATGTCCGGCTGGTCCTTCTGGGCTCCGGCCCTGCTGGTGGTTATGCGCTTCGCCCAGGGCCTGGCGCTCGGCGGCGAGTGGAGCGGTGCAGCACTGCTGGCCACCGAGAATGCGCCGGCCAACAAGCGCGCTGTCTGGGGAACCTTCCCGCAGCTGGGTGCTCCCATCGGATTCATCCTGGCCAACGGCCTCTTCCTGATCCTCAGCATCAACCTGGACAACGAGCAGTTCGATTCCTGGGGTTGGCGTGTCCCGTTCCTCGCCAGCGCCGTGATGGTCATCATCGGCCTGTACGTACGCATGAAGCTGGTGGAAACCCCTGCCTTCCAGAAGGCCGTGGACTCCGGCGAAGTCAGCAAGCTGCCGTTGGGCCGGGTCTTCCGGTTCAGCTGGCGCGCCATGATTGCCGGCACCTTCATCATGCTGGCCACCTACGTGCTCTTCTACCTGATGACCACGTTCACCCTCTCCTACGGCACGGCAGCGAAAACCGAGGAGGCGGCCCGTGCGGCCGCTGAAAAGGCAGGCAAGATCTTCGACCCCGAGTCCTTTGCCCCCGGCCTTGGCTACGCCCGCAACGACTTCCTGATCATGCTGATTGTGGGTGTGGTGTTCTTCGGCATCTTCACGATGGTCTCCGGCCCGCTGGCTGAAAAGTTCGGCCGCCGCAAGACGCTGCTGGCCGTGACCGGGGCCATCTTCCTCTTCGGGTTCAGCTTCGCTCCGCTGTTCGACGGCGGCACCGCCGGTGTGATGACCCTGCTGATCATCGGTTTCACCCTGATGGGCCTGACCTTCGGTCCCATGGGTGCCATGCTGCCGGAGCTCTTCCCCACGAACGTCCGATACACCGGATCGGCCATTGCCTACAACGTTTCTTCCATCCTGGGCGCAGCCGTGGCGCCGTTCATTGCCGTCGCCCTGTGGCAGGCAGCGGACGGCAGCCCGTGGCTGGTGGGCATCTACCTCAGCTCCATGGCCGTACTGACCCTGATTGCCCTGTTCGTCACCAGGGAGACCCGCGACGTCGATTACGAGAACAACTCAAGTGAGACCGTGAAGGCTTCCTAG
- a CDS encoding acetyl/propionyl/methylcrotonyl-CoA carboxylase subunit alpha — protein MSQNTPEPSATAAKALTKILIANRGEIAVRVIRAARDEGIAAVAVYADPDRDALHVRLADEAYALGGSTAAESYLDMDKILDAAARSGADAIHPGYGFLSENAEFAARVIDAGLTWIGPSPSAISSLGDKVQARHIAAKVGAPLVPGTPDPVETAQDVLDFADRHGLPLAIKAAFGGGGRGIKVARSREEIPEMFESAVREATAAFGRGECFIERFLDAPRHVETQCLADAYGNVVVVSTRDCSLQRRNQKLVEEAPAPFLTEEQNASLYAASKAILKEAGYQGAGTCEFLVGTDGTISFLEVNTRLQVEHPVSEEVTGLDLVREQFRIARGEALGYNDPEIRGHAFEFRINGEDPGRNFMPAPGTVTAFKLPTGPGVRVDSGIEAGETVGGNFDSMLAKLIVTGATRQQALQRARRALAEMDVAGLPTVLPFHRSVAAHPAFTAEDAFGVHTRWIETDFANTIPVWDGEAGAANDDDERRRVTVEVGGKRLEVVLPAGLGAPAASNGARNGSNGKGRKRSRGGVSTAAAGDDLTSPMQGTIVKVAVEDGSAVREGDLVVVLEAMKMEQPITAHKSGTVTGLTAAPGATVSAGAVIASIRD, from the coding sequence ATGAGCCAGAACACCCCCGAGCCTTCCGCGACAGCCGCCAAGGCACTCACCAAGATCCTCATTGCCAACCGCGGCGAGATTGCCGTACGGGTCATCCGCGCCGCGCGGGACGAAGGCATTGCGGCCGTTGCCGTCTACGCGGATCCCGACCGCGATGCCCTGCACGTGCGCCTGGCCGATGAAGCCTATGCACTGGGCGGCAGCACTGCTGCCGAATCCTACCTGGACATGGACAAAATCCTGGACGCGGCTGCCCGCTCCGGCGCTGATGCCATCCATCCCGGGTACGGTTTCCTGTCCGAAAATGCGGAGTTTGCCGCGCGCGTCATCGACGCCGGCCTCACCTGGATCGGCCCCTCGCCCAGCGCCATCTCCTCCCTCGGAGATAAGGTCCAGGCCCGCCATATTGCCGCCAAGGTCGGTGCCCCGTTGGTACCCGGCACCCCGGACCCGGTGGAAACCGCACAGGACGTGCTGGACTTCGCCGACCGGCATGGCCTGCCTCTGGCCATCAAAGCTGCCTTCGGCGGCGGCGGACGCGGCATCAAGGTGGCACGCAGCCGCGAGGAAATCCCCGAAATGTTCGAATCGGCCGTCCGTGAGGCCACAGCCGCCTTCGGCCGCGGCGAGTGCTTCATTGAGCGTTTCCTCGACGCGCCCCGCCACGTGGAAACCCAATGCCTGGCCGATGCCTACGGCAACGTTGTGGTTGTTTCCACCCGTGACTGCTCCCTGCAGCGCCGCAACCAGAAACTTGTTGAGGAAGCTCCTGCGCCTTTCCTCACCGAAGAGCAGAACGCCAGCCTTTACGCGGCCTCGAAGGCAATCCTCAAGGAAGCCGGCTACCAGGGCGCCGGAACCTGCGAGTTCCTCGTGGGTACGGACGGCACCATTTCCTTCCTCGAGGTGAATACCCGGCTCCAGGTGGAACACCCGGTATCCGAAGAGGTCACGGGCCTGGACCTGGTCCGGGAGCAGTTCCGCATCGCCCGCGGCGAAGCCCTGGGCTACAACGACCCCGAAATCCGCGGCCATGCCTTTGAATTCCGCATCAACGGCGAGGATCCCGGGCGCAACTTCATGCCCGCACCCGGCACGGTCACGGCATTCAAACTGCCCACCGGCCCCGGCGTACGTGTGGACTCCGGCATTGAAGCCGGTGAAACGGTGGGCGGGAACTTCGATTCCATGCTTGCGAAGCTCATTGTCACCGGTGCCACCCGCCAGCAGGCACTGCAGCGTGCCCGCCGCGCACTGGCGGAAATGGATGTGGCCGGTCTGCCTACCGTGCTGCCCTTCCACCGCAGCGTTGCTGCGCATCCGGCGTTCACCGCCGAGGACGCGTTCGGCGTCCACACCCGCTGGATCGAGACGGATTTCGCCAACACGATTCCGGTCTGGGACGGCGAGGCCGGCGCGGCGAACGACGACGACGAGCGCCGCCGCGTGACGGTGGAAGTGGGCGGAAAACGCCTCGAGGTTGTGCTGCCGGCGGGCCTCGGTGCACCGGCAGCGTCCAACGGTGCCCGCAACGGCTCGAACGGCAAGGGCCGGAAGCGTTCCCGCGGCGGCGTCTCCACTGCAGCCGCCGGTGATGACCTGACGTCCCCGATGCAGGGAACCATCGTCAAGGTGGCCGTGGAAGACGGGTCGGCTGTCCGTGAGGGTGACCTGGTGGTGGTGCTGGAGGCCATGAAGATGGAGCAGCCCATCACGGCCCACAAGTCCGGCACAGTCACCGGCCTGACGGCAGCTCCCGGCGCCACGGTCTCCGCCGGCGCGGTCATCGCTTCCATCCGGGACTAG
- a CDS encoding Maf family protein, which translates to MTNPNLSLILASASPARTKLLTDAGISHSVLVSDVDEDAVTARYGLTDPHDTALLLARAKAEAVAALPDAEGALVIGCDSVFEFDGEAHGKPWEADVARERIRRMSGSSGVLHTGHWLVDCRDTDEDGSGATLGAVSSAEVHFAKLTEDEIEAYIATGEPLQVAGSFTIDSLGGAFIERVDGDPHAVVGLSVSTLRQLLASAGVRIIDLWK; encoded by the coding sequence GTGACCAACCCGAACCTGAGCCTCATTCTGGCCTCCGCCTCCCCCGCCCGTACCAAGCTGCTGACCGATGCCGGCATTTCCCACTCCGTCCTGGTGTCGGACGTGGATGAAGATGCCGTCACCGCCCGCTATGGCCTCACCGATCCGCATGACACCGCCCTGCTGCTGGCCCGCGCCAAGGCCGAGGCCGTGGCTGCTCTTCCCGACGCCGAGGGCGCCCTGGTGATCGGCTGCGATTCGGTCTTCGAGTTCGACGGCGAAGCGCACGGCAAACCCTGGGAGGCTGACGTTGCCCGCGAACGGATCCGCCGCATGAGCGGATCCTCCGGCGTCCTGCACACCGGACACTGGCTGGTGGACTGCCGCGACACGGATGAGGACGGCTCGGGAGCGACTCTCGGAGCCGTGAGTTCCGCCGAGGTGCACTTCGCGAAACTCACCGAAGATGAAATCGAGGCGTACATAGCTACGGGTGAGCCGCTGCAGGTGGCTGGGTCCTTCACCATCGATTCCCTCGGCGGCGCGTTCATCGAGCGAGTCGACGGCGATCCCCACGCCGTCGTCGGGCTTTCCGTCTCCACGCTGCGCCAGCTGTTGGCCAGCGCCGGGGTCCGGATTATCGACCTCTGGAAGTAA
- a CDS encoding dicarboxylate/amino acid:cation symporter — MTSQTSSPETPARRLPRWVTSFGPQIIAALIAGLALGLLAKSMGTAGDEPNWLTTTLNTIGTSYVSLLKAAVVPLIFTAVVSSIANLRAVSNAARLAWQTLLWFAITALISVVIGILLGVLLQPGSNADVEPAEEYQGSQGSWLGFLTGLIPANFLGLGASSKMAESGALTTSVSFNVLQILVIAIAVGIAALKVGKAAEPFLNLNASALAVIQKVLWWIIRLAPVGTVGLIGTAVATYGWDTIGSLGMFALTVYIGLALVLFGVYPVLIKAHGLSIRQWFSGAWPAIQLAFVSRSSVGTLPLTQRVTERNLGVPRAYASFAVPLGATTKMDGCASIYPAVSAIFVAQFFGIDLGFKEYLLIALVSVLGSAATAGTTGAVVMLTLTLSTLGLPLAGVGLLLAIDPILDMGRTAVNVAGQTVVPTLVAKRNGLLDAGLYGAKRQGDPFADDSEQIEVPQVDVRQDAAPRDAAPKDTAQVTESRS, encoded by the coding sequence GTGACCTCACAGACCTCCTCCCCTGAAACCCCCGCCCGGCGGCTGCCCCGATGGGTGACCTCCTTCGGACCGCAGATCATTGCCGCCCTCATTGCGGGCCTGGCCCTGGGCCTGCTGGCCAAGTCAATGGGCACGGCCGGTGACGAGCCGAACTGGCTGACCACCACCTTGAACACCATCGGCACCAGCTACGTGTCGCTGCTCAAGGCCGCCGTCGTGCCGCTGATCTTCACCGCCGTCGTCAGCTCCATCGCCAACCTGCGCGCCGTCTCCAATGCGGCCCGGCTGGCATGGCAGACCCTGCTCTGGTTCGCCATCACGGCACTGATCAGCGTGGTCATCGGCATCCTGCTCGGTGTCCTGCTGCAGCCCGGCAGCAACGCCGATGTTGAACCGGCCGAGGAGTACCAGGGCAGCCAGGGCAGCTGGCTCGGCTTCCTGACCGGACTGATCCCGGCGAACTTCCTGGGCCTGGGTGCCAGCTCCAAGATGGCTGAATCCGGTGCGCTGACCACCAGCGTCAGCTTCAACGTGCTGCAGATCCTGGTCATCGCGATCGCTGTCGGCATCGCAGCCCTGAAGGTGGGCAAGGCCGCAGAGCCCTTCCTTAACCTGAACGCCTCCGCGCTGGCCGTCATCCAGAAGGTGCTGTGGTGGATCATCCGCCTGGCTCCGGTGGGCACCGTCGGCCTGATCGGCACGGCCGTGGCCACCTACGGCTGGGACACCATCGGCTCCCTGGGCATGTTCGCCCTGACCGTCTACATCGGCCTGGCACTGGTGCTGTTCGGCGTCTACCCGGTGCTGATCAAGGCACACGGCCTCTCCATCCGCCAGTGGTTCTCCGGCGCCTGGCCAGCCATCCAGCTGGCCTTCGTTTCCCGCTCCTCCGTGGGCACGCTGCCCCTGACCCAGCGGGTCACCGAACGCAACCTTGGTGTCCCCCGCGCCTACGCCTCCTTCGCCGTGCCGCTGGGCGCCACCACCAAGATGGACGGCTGCGCCTCGATCTACCCGGCCGTCTCGGCCATCTTCGTGGCACAGTTCTTCGGCATCGATCTGGGCTTCAAGGAGTACCTGCTGATCGCCCTGGTCTCCGTCCTGGGCTCGGCCGCGACCGCCGGAACCACCGGCGCCGTCGTTATGCTGACGCTGACGCTGTCCACCCTGGGCCTGCCGCTGGCCGGCGTCGGCCTGCTCCTGGCCATCGACCCGATCCTGGACATGGGCCGGACCGCCGTGAACGTGGCCGGACAGACCGTGGTGCCCACCTTGGTGGCCAAGCGCAACGGGCTGCTTGATGCCGGTCTCTACGGCGCCAAGCGACAGGGCGATCCCTTCGCCGACGACTCCGAGCAGATCGAGGTCCCGCAGGTGGACGTACGCCAGGACGCGGCACCCCGCGATGCTGCCCCCAAGGATACGGCCCAGGTCACCGAATCCCGGAGCTGA